The following are encoded together in the Planctobacterium marinum genome:
- a CDS encoding VOC family protein, which translates to MISGINHLTFAVSDLEVSLDFYSNLLGLAAEVKWNNGAYLSGPGIWLCLTKGRPNPDQDYSHVAFSVESEQFTALQEKIVAAGFGTWQENTSEGDSLYFLDPDNHKLEIHCGNLSQRLDSLKQKPYAGLKWLNSTDSD; encoded by the coding sequence GTGATATCAGGCATTAATCACCTGACCTTTGCGGTGAGTGATTTGGAGGTATCTCTAGATTTCTACTCAAATCTGTTGGGGCTCGCGGCAGAAGTGAAATGGAATAACGGAGCTTATCTTTCTGGACCCGGTATTTGGTTATGTCTCACAAAAGGCCGCCCAAACCCGGATCAGGACTACTCTCACGTGGCGTTCTCGGTTGAATCAGAGCAATTTACAGCGCTGCAAGAAAAGATTGTGGCGGCGGGATTTGGTACATGGCAGGAGAACACCAGCGAAGGCGATTCGCTTTACTTCCTGGATCCTGATAACCACAAGTTAGAAATCCATTGTGGCAATCTATCACAACGGCTGGATAGCCTGAAACAAAAGCCGTACGCAGGTTTGAAATGGCTGAATAGTACTGATAGTGATTAG
- the fadA gene encoding acetyl-CoA C-acyltransferase FadA has translation MKEVVIVDCIRTPMGRSKGGVFRNMRAETLSAHLMNSLLARNPELDPADIEDIIWGCVQQTKEQGFNVARNAQLLTDIPRHVAAVTVNRLCGSSMQALHDATRGIMTGAGDVYLIGGVEHMGHVPMTFNVDFHPGLAKYTAKASGSMGLTAELLGKQNGISREQQDAFGARSHQKAHAAALEGRWDNEIVATEGHDANGALIQVKHDEVIRPETTVETLSGLRPVFDPANGTVTAGTSSAISDGASAMLVMSADKAKALGLKPRAKIRSMGVAGCDAAIMGYGPVPATQKALKRAGMDIKDIEIAEFNEAFAAQALSCVKALGLMDNYDEMVNLNGGAIALGHPLGCSGARISTTLINLMEANDKSVGLATMCIGLGQGIATIFERV, from the coding sequence ATGAAAGAAGTAGTCATTGTAGATTGTATTCGTACCCCTATGGGGCGTTCCAAGGGCGGTGTTTTCAGAAACATGAGAGCTGAAACCCTGTCTGCTCATTTGATGAACTCACTGTTGGCCAGGAATCCGGAGCTGGATCCTGCCGACATCGAAGACATCATCTGGGGTTGTGTACAGCAAACCAAAGAACAAGGTTTTAACGTTGCCAGAAATGCGCAGTTGTTAACTGACATTCCGCGTCATGTGGCAGCAGTAACAGTAAACCGCCTGTGTGGTTCATCTATGCAGGCTTTGCATGATGCCACTCGCGGTATTATGACAGGTGCTGGCGATGTGTACCTTATCGGGGGCGTTGAGCACATGGGTCACGTACCTATGACCTTCAACGTAGATTTCCACCCGGGCCTGGCTAAGTACACAGCTAAAGCCTCTGGCAGCATGGGTCTAACGGCTGAACTGTTGGGCAAGCAAAACGGTATCAGCCGTGAGCAACAAGATGCATTTGGTGCTCGTTCCCACCAAAAAGCCCACGCCGCTGCGTTAGAAGGCCGCTGGGACAACGAAATTGTTGCCACCGAAGGGCACGACGCCAATGGCGCCTTGATCCAAGTGAAACACGATGAAGTTATTCGTCCCGAGACCACAGTAGAAACCTTAAGTGGCTTGCGCCCGGTATTTGATCCCGCCAATGGCACGGTCACCGCAGGTACCTCCTCTGCCATTTCAGACGGTGCCTCTGCTATGCTGGTGATGTCTGCCGACAAAGCCAAAGCGCTGGGCTTAAAGCCAAGAGCAAAAATCCGCTCAATGGGCGTTGCCGGCTGTGACGCTGCCATCATGGGCTACGGCCCGGTTCCAGCGACGCAAAAAGCGCTTAAGCGTGCCGGAATGGATATCAAAGATATAGAAATCGCAGAATTCAATGAAGCCTTTGCCGCCCAAGCACTGTCTTGTGTTAAAGCACTAGGGCTTATGGATAACTACGATGAAATGGTTAACCTCAATGGCGGCGCGATTGCTCTGGGACATCCACTGGGCTGTTCAGGCGCACGTATCAGCACGACATTGATCAACCTGATGGAAGCGAACGACAAGTCGGTTGGTTTGGCCACCATGTGTATCGGTTTGGGCCAAGGTATCGCCACTATTTTTGAACGCGTGTAG
- the fadB gene encoding fatty acid oxidation complex subunit alpha FadB, with protein MLFEGQCLQASLNENGIADIVFNAQGSVNKFDQQTVSELNDLCAALEKNSDIKAAVVRSAKSTFIVGADITEFTGLFAEPEEKLLEWVANTSQVFDRFEDLPFPTVAAINGFALGGGCEMTLACDLRVADTTAAIGLPEVKLGLMPGFGGTVRLPRVIGADNAMEWMTTGKDRNAEKALNEGAIDAATAPEQLVAVANQMAADAAAGDIDWQARRAAKKAPLKLNRNEMMMSFATAKGMVFAQAGKHYPAPHMVVETLEKAATLDREGALKLENAGFVKLAKSEAATAQVGIFLADQVVKGKGKKQAKSATKKFEQAGVLGAGIMGGGIAYQSAVKGTKTIMKDIAEPALQLGLDEASKILDKGMKRGKVSSKKMAATLNNIVPTLDYKALENVDIVIEAVVENPKVKGIVLKETEETVADDAIICSNTSTISINALAENLSKPERFCGMHFFNPVHRMPLVEIIRGEKTSEETIANVVAMTLKMGKTPIVVNDCPGFLVNRVLFPYFAGFSKLLLDGADFVAVDKVMEKIFGWPMGPAFLLDVVGIDTADHAADVMADGFPERMKKVDNDPVTLLYKAERYGQKNQKGFYNHGLDKRGKPQKTPAEEAYELMSAHVADKKDFDAEEIIARLMIPMANEAIRCLEEGIVDSAAEADMALLYGLGFPPFRGGIFRYIDTMGVANFVALADKFAHLGEVYQVTDGAREMAKNNQKYCG; from the coding sequence ATGTTATTTGAAGGCCAATGCCTACAAGCCAGCCTGAATGAAAACGGTATCGCTGATATTGTTTTCAATGCGCAAGGCTCCGTCAACAAATTCGACCAACAAACTGTATCAGAACTCAATGATTTATGCGCTGCACTTGAAAAAAATAGTGACATCAAGGCCGCAGTAGTTCGTTCTGCAAAGTCCACCTTTATTGTAGGTGCGGATATTACTGAGTTCACCGGACTATTTGCCGAGCCCGAAGAGAAATTGCTCGAGTGGGTGGCCAATACGTCCCAAGTTTTCGACCGTTTTGAAGATTTACCTTTCCCGACAGTGGCCGCGATAAATGGCTTTGCTTTGGGCGGTGGTTGTGAAATGACATTAGCCTGTGATCTGCGAGTTGCTGACACTACTGCAGCCATCGGACTACCAGAAGTGAAGTTAGGCCTGATGCCGGGTTTTGGTGGTACCGTGCGTTTACCGCGCGTTATCGGTGCCGACAACGCAATGGAATGGATGACTACTGGTAAAGATCGCAATGCAGAAAAAGCCCTTAACGAAGGCGCTATTGATGCCGCGACTGCGCCAGAGCAATTAGTCGCCGTTGCTAACCAGATGGCTGCTGATGCTGCTGCGGGTGATATTGACTGGCAAGCGCGTCGCGCCGCTAAAAAAGCCCCACTGAAACTGAACCGCAACGAAATGATGATGAGTTTCGCTACAGCAAAAGGCATGGTGTTCGCGCAAGCAGGTAAACATTATCCAGCGCCTCACATGGTAGTAGAAACACTGGAAAAGGCCGCGACACTTGACCGTGAAGGCGCCTTGAAACTGGAAAATGCCGGTTTCGTAAAACTCGCCAAATCAGAAGCTGCCACAGCGCAAGTAGGTATCTTCCTGGCAGACCAGGTAGTAAAAGGCAAAGGCAAAAAACAAGCAAAAAGCGCTACCAAGAAATTTGAACAAGCAGGTGTGTTAGGGGCCGGTATCATGGGCGGTGGTATTGCATACCAGTCAGCTGTTAAGGGTACCAAAACCATCATGAAAGACATTGCCGAGCCTGCTTTGCAATTGGGTTTGGATGAAGCCAGCAAAATACTTGATAAAGGCATGAAGCGTGGCAAAGTGTCTAGCAAGAAAATGGCGGCCACGCTCAATAACATCGTTCCCACGTTAGATTACAAAGCGCTGGAAAATGTCGATATCGTTATTGAAGCGGTGGTAGAAAATCCAAAAGTTAAAGGCATTGTGTTGAAAGAAACGGAAGAGACAGTGGCTGATGACGCCATTATCTGTTCTAACACGTCCACCATTTCCATCAACGCCTTAGCTGAAAACCTGAGTAAACCAGAGCGCTTCTGTGGTATGCACTTCTTCAACCCAGTGCACAGAATGCCTTTGGTAGAGATCATCCGCGGCGAAAAAACCTCAGAAGAAACCATCGCTAACGTAGTAGCCATGACTCTGAAGATGGGCAAAACCCCTATCGTCGTAAACGACTGTCCGGGATTCCTGGTTAATCGCGTTTTATTCCCTTACTTCGCGGGCTTCAGCAAGTTGTTGCTAGACGGTGCCGATTTTGTTGCCGTTGATAAAGTAATGGAAAAAATCTTCGGCTGGCCAATGGGACCTGCCTTCCTGCTGGATGTAGTGGGTATTGATACTGCAGATCACGCAGCAGATGTAATGGCCGATGGCTTCCCTGAGCGCATGAAGAAAGTGGACAATGATCCGGTAACCCTTCTTTATAAGGCAGAGCGCTACGGTCAGAAGAATCAGAAAGGCTTCTACAATCACGGTTTGGACAAACGCGGCAAACCGCAAAAAACACCAGCAGAAGAAGCTTACGAGTTAATGTCAGCCCATGTAGCCGATAAGAAAGACTTTGATGCTGAAGAGATCATTGCACGTCTGATGATCCCGATGGCTAACGAGGCGATTCGCTGTCTGGAAGAGGGTATCGTGGATTCAGCAGCCGAAGCAGACATGGCGTTGTTGTACGGTCTGGGCTTCCCTCCATTCAGAGGCGGCATCTTCCGTTACATCGACACCATGGGCGTCGCGAATTTTGTTGCCCTAGCTGACAAGTTTGCCCACCTTGGCGAAGTATACCAGGTGACCGACGGTGCCAGAGAAATGGCCAAAAACAACCAGAAATACTGCGGATAA
- a CDS encoding transglycosylase SLT domain-containing protein, with the protein MRKIKSAIFLVKILLVSVIPYTDSVIANDSEQLREWFERAEQIAHRPNSSEYRLLKSRLKDYPLWPYVTYKTLLRYPYISNESAIADFLRDYAGTPMERPLRKKWLVHLARQKRGDLYLKHYRDVGDTSLLCQRIAFDVENNGVTDYLDEIQALWLHGKSQPNECDPLFKLWQEAGRRTSDIVLQRIELAADGGNTTLIPYLKRLLPESQKYLADLWLSVRRSPSMITRQSKFTGVRLAIETRILTYGLRRLIWRDEDKALNAWQEYSRKFSFSAEQKRSITQRFAIALASKNHPQAETWLERASGFMDEDVLRWHLTQVLREQNWPHALEILRDLPDQTEDELTYQYWEARALELLGNGEVAGDLFNQIAQNRHYYGFMASGKLGRKVNLQDRPFTQNQLHLKQLMAMPAMQRIVEFVKLGRKTSARREWNMFFPELSVEHKQLAAALASQWDWHDQAIHAFSSSGYLDDVAKRFPLAYKNDLINSAQRHDIDPAWAFAIARRESSFKPDARSGAGAYGLMQVLPSTVQYMEKRKIRARQLFDAQFNVEMGTQYMHYLMKRMDENTVLATASYNAGWHRVKTWIPEDNGLAADIWIETIPYRETRNYVKAVLAYKQIYHLLLGNDKNYFEDFAKMTIGGKGT; encoded by the coding sequence ATGCGGAAAATAAAATCTGCCATTTTTCTGGTTAAAATACTTCTAGTGTCTGTAATTCCGTACACTGACAGTGTTATTGCCAATGATTCAGAGCAATTGCGTGAATGGTTTGAAAGAGCAGAACAGATAGCTCATCGCCCCAACAGCAGCGAGTATCGCCTGTTAAAATCCCGATTAAAAGACTACCCCTTGTGGCCTTACGTCACTTATAAAACGCTGCTGCGTTATCCCTATATTTCCAATGAGTCAGCAATCGCTGATTTTTTGCGAGACTATGCTGGCACCCCTATGGAGAGGCCACTACGCAAAAAATGGCTGGTCCATCTTGCCAGACAGAAGCGCGGAGATTTGTACCTAAAGCACTATAGAGATGTCGGCGACACCAGTTTGTTGTGTCAGCGCATTGCCTTTGATGTAGAAAATAATGGGGTAACCGACTATCTGGATGAAATTCAAGCGCTGTGGTTGCATGGAAAATCCCAGCCCAATGAATGCGACCCTTTGTTTAAACTCTGGCAAGAAGCGGGCAGGCGAACCTCAGATATCGTATTACAGCGCATTGAGTTGGCGGCTGATGGCGGCAATACAACGTTAATTCCCTATTTGAAAAGACTGTTACCTGAATCGCAAAAGTATCTCGCTGATTTGTGGCTGTCAGTACGACGTTCACCGAGCATGATCACCCGCCAGTCGAAGTTTACTGGGGTTAGGCTTGCTATCGAAACCCGTATTCTGACTTACGGTTTACGCCGTCTTATATGGCGAGATGAGGACAAAGCGCTTAATGCATGGCAGGAGTACTCCCGAAAGTTCTCGTTTTCCGCAGAACAAAAACGCAGTATCACGCAGCGTTTCGCTATTGCATTGGCGTCTAAAAATCATCCTCAGGCAGAAACTTGGTTGGAGCGAGCCAGTGGTTTTATGGATGAAGATGTGTTGCGTTGGCATTTGACCCAAGTGTTGCGAGAACAAAACTGGCCTCATGCATTGGAAATACTGCGCGACTTACCAGACCAGACAGAAGATGAATTGACCTACCAGTATTGGGAAGCACGCGCATTAGAACTACTAGGCAATGGTGAGGTGGCTGGTGATTTGTTTAATCAAATTGCTCAAAATCGTCACTACTATGGTTTTATGGCCAGCGGCAAGTTGGGTCGTAAGGTCAATCTTCAAGATCGTCCTTTTACACAAAACCAACTGCATTTAAAGCAATTGATGGCAATGCCCGCCATGCAACGTATCGTTGAGTTCGTTAAACTGGGCCGGAAAACTTCTGCCCGACGGGAGTGGAATATGTTTTTTCCAGAACTGTCTGTTGAGCACAAACAATTGGCCGCTGCACTGGCCAGTCAATGGGATTGGCACGACCAAGCAATACACGCATTTTCCAGTTCCGGTTACCTGGATGACGTGGCCAAACGCTTCCCATTGGCTTACAAGAATGATTTGATTAACAGTGCCCAGCGCCATGACATCGATCCCGCCTGGGCCTTTGCTATTGCTCGCAGAGAGAGTTCTTTCAAACCCGATGCCCGCTCTGGCGCCGGTGCTTATGGTTTGATGCAGGTATTGCCCAGTACGGTGCAATATATGGAAAAACGAAAAATCCGCGCCAGACAATTATTTGATGCGCAGTTTAATGTGGAGATGGGCACGCAATACATGCACTACTTGATGAAGCGCATGGATGAAAATACGGTGTTGGCAACTGCTTCTTACAATGCCGGTTGGCATCGGGTGAAAACCTGGATACCAGAAGACAATGGCCTGGCTGCTGACATCTGGATTGAGACCATACCTTATCGTGAAACCCGAAACTATGTGAAAGCCGTGCTGGCTTACAAGCAAATTTATCATTTGCTATTGGGCAATGATAAAAACTATTTTGAAGACTTCGCGAAAATGACCATTGGTGGTAAGGGAACCTGA
- the pepQ gene encoding Xaa-Pro dipeptidase, with amino-acid sequence MSELKAQFQQHIQVMQARTREALQREGLDGIVIHSGQGKIKFLDDNYYPYAVNPLFKAWLPVIDNPNCWLVIDGESKPKLIFYLPVDFWHKVPEAPDDFWTDEFDIQLLAKPNAVEKHLPYDKAKFAYLGEYLEVASALGFDNVNPDRVLHYLHYHRAYKTDYEKFCMRQANKIAIAGHRAAEQAFKAGKSELDIHLAYLSATRHTDEQLPYASIVALNENAAILHNSVRDIEAPTDFRSFLIDAGANFNGYAADITRTYAQQPGEFADLIQAMDKVNLQLIEMLKPGIEYSALQFKAHELIAGLLSDFGIVNLSGTDMLEHNIVSTFFPHGIGHFLGLQVHDVGGFMADDRGTAKASPEAHPFLRCTRTVEADQVFTVEPGLYFIDSLLADLKGTSASTYINWDKVAEFKPFGGIRIEDNVIVHADRNENMTREGGLS; translated from the coding sequence ATGTCAGAACTAAAAGCCCAATTTCAGCAACATATCCAGGTGATGCAAGCTCGCACTCGAGAAGCATTACAACGAGAAGGGCTGGATGGCATAGTGATCCATTCCGGACAGGGCAAGATCAAGTTTCTGGACGATAACTATTACCCCTATGCTGTAAACCCTCTGTTTAAGGCTTGGCTGCCAGTTATTGATAACCCCAATTGTTGGTTGGTAATCGATGGAGAATCAAAACCCAAGTTAATCTTTTATTTGCCAGTGGATTTTTGGCACAAGGTACCAGAGGCCCCGGATGATTTCTGGACGGATGAATTTGATATTCAGCTATTGGCTAAACCCAATGCAGTCGAGAAGCATTTGCCTTACGACAAAGCAAAATTCGCTTATCTCGGAGAGTATCTTGAGGTCGCAAGCGCGCTGGGCTTTGATAATGTTAATCCAGATCGCGTGCTGCATTATTTGCATTATCACCGCGCTTACAAAACGGATTACGAAAAATTCTGTATGCGTCAGGCCAACAAGATAGCTATTGCTGGTCATCGTGCTGCCGAGCAGGCTTTCAAAGCCGGCAAAAGCGAACTGGATATTCATCTGGCCTATCTTTCGGCAACCCGTCATACCGATGAGCAGTTACCTTATGCCAGTATAGTCGCACTTAATGAAAATGCTGCCATATTGCACAACAGTGTGCGCGATATAGAAGCGCCAACTGATTTTCGCTCCTTTTTAATTGATGCCGGGGCTAACTTTAATGGTTACGCTGCAGATATCACCCGCACCTATGCACAACAACCAGGCGAGTTTGCCGATTTAATCCAAGCTATGGACAAGGTGAATTTACAGTTGATTGAAATGTTAAAGCCGGGTATCGAGTATTCAGCGTTACAATTTAAAGCCCATGAGTTGATTGCTGGACTGTTGTCTGATTTCGGTATTGTTAATTTAAGTGGCACAGATATGCTGGAGCACAATATTGTCTCTACTTTCTTCCCTCATGGTATTGGGCATTTCCTGGGGCTACAGGTACACGATGTGGGCGGCTTTATGGCCGATGATAGAGGTACAGCGAAAGCGTCGCCTGAGGCGCACCCATTCTTGCGTTGTACCCGCACTGTAGAAGCTGATCAGGTGTTTACTGTTGAGCCGGGTTTATATTTCATCGATAGCCTTTTGGCGGATTTAAAAGGAACGTCGGCGTCTACCTATATTAACTGGGATAAGGTGGCTGAATTTAAACCGTTCGGTGGGATTCGAATTGAAGATAATGTCATCGTGCATGCGGATCGCAATGAAAACATGACCCGTGAAGGTGGTTTGTCTTAA
- the metJ gene encoding met regulon transcriptional regulator MetJ, producing MAEWNGHYIDPYAEHGKKSEQVKKITVSIPLKVLQVLTDERTRRQVNNLKHATNSELLCEAFLHAFTGQPLPNDNDLTKDNTHKIPEEARKIMAEKGIEIEEEHEQE from the coding sequence ATGGCAGAATGGAATGGTCACTATATTGATCCCTACGCTGAGCACGGCAAGAAAAGTGAGCAGGTAAAAAAGATAACGGTATCGATACCACTTAAGGTATTGCAGGTGCTCACTGATGAGCGAACGCGGCGACAAGTCAATAATTTAAAGCACGCCACCAACTCTGAATTGCTGTGCGAGGCATTTTTGCACGCATTCACTGGGCAACCCTTGCCCAACGACAATGATTTAACCAAAGACAATACTCACAAAATTCCGGAAGAGGCCCGAAAAATAATGGCGGAAAAGGGAATTGAGATTGAGGAAGAACACGAGCAAGAGTAA
- the metF gene encoding methylenetetrahydrofolate reductase, whose amino-acid sequence MVSYAQGIDALNQTLSEIKNIQVSFEFFPPKTEAMQQTLWNSVERLAPLNPKFMSVTYGANSGERDRTHEVVKRIQNEKGINAAPHLTCVDATREELEQIARDYWESGIRRIVALRGDLPEGSTEHRSYAVDLVKVLKGVADFDISVAAYPETHPEAPNSQFDLLNLKRKAEAGANQAITQFFFDAEVFLRFRDRAAAAGIDIDIVPGILPVTNYKTLLRFAGFTNVHVPNWLHHMFEGLEDDDQTTRNLLGASIAMDTVKVLAKEGVKDFHFYTLNRSELSYAICHMLGVRSQKG is encoded by the coding sequence ATGGTTTCTTACGCACAAGGCATTGATGCCCTTAATCAAACCCTGTCTGAAATTAAAAATATTCAGGTGTCGTTTGAATTTTTCCCGCCCAAAACTGAGGCCATGCAGCAGACTCTGTGGAATTCAGTGGAGCGACTGGCGCCACTGAATCCTAAATTTATGTCCGTGACTTACGGTGCCAATAGTGGCGAGCGGGATCGCACTCATGAAGTGGTTAAACGCATCCAAAACGAAAAAGGTATAAATGCAGCTCCCCACTTAACCTGTGTTGATGCCACCCGCGAAGAATTAGAGCAAATAGCGCGTGACTATTGGGAGTCTGGTATCAGGCGCATTGTAGCATTGCGCGGTGACCTACCCGAGGGATCAACTGAGCATCGCTCTTATGCGGTGGATTTGGTGAAAGTGTTAAAAGGCGTGGCAGACTTTGATATTTCCGTAGCCGCTTACCCAGAGACTCATCCGGAGGCGCCTAATTCTCAATTCGACCTGTTAAACTTGAAGCGCAAAGCCGAAGCGGGTGCCAATCAGGCGATAACTCAGTTCTTCTTTGATGCCGAAGTGTTTTTGCGTTTTCGCGACAGAGCCGCCGCCGCGGGTATCGATATTGACATCGTACCCGGTATTTTACCTGTTACAAACTACAAAACCTTGCTGCGTTTTGCCGGATTCACCAACGTCCACGTACCCAACTGGCTACATCACATGTTTGAAGGCCTGGAGGATGACGATCAGACGACACGGAATCTGCTAGGGGCCAGCATTGCCATGGATACAGTAAAAGTATTGGCAAAAGAAGGCGTTAAAGACTTTCACTTTTACACCCTTAATCGCAGTGAGCTAAGTTACGCCATTTGCCACATGCTAGGCGTTCGCAGCCAAAAGGGCTAA
- a CDS encoding virulence factor BrkB family protein — protein MPNLQELYQRYQPKALQFTRSFLGQCREDRVAVAAGHLAYVTLLSLVPFIMVFFAILQAFPAFQTIRIKLEDFVFNNFVPAAGDTIRQYVIEFASNASEMGAISIGFLVIVALLLISNVDKTLNHIWRINIERRKIFTFAIYWMVLTLGPLLVGSSLAMTSYLISLTAYAEEYTPGLSTFLLGILPYLISFGGYFILYSVVPNKVVRAKDAAAGAIFAALLFELCKKVFAIYVTSFPSYQVIYGALAAVPILFVWVYLSWIIVLFGAVFTVQVEKFRILNIQPKSVETSAEADEKAA, from the coding sequence TTGCCGAATTTACAAGAGTTATACCAGCGTTATCAACCTAAAGCCCTGCAATTTACCCGCTCCTTTTTGGGCCAATGCCGTGAGGATCGGGTAGCTGTAGCGGCTGGTCATCTTGCTTATGTAACACTGTTATCACTTGTGCCTTTTATTATGGTGTTTTTTGCCATTCTGCAGGCGTTCCCCGCGTTTCAGACTATCCGCATCAAGTTGGAAGACTTTGTTTTCAATAATTTTGTGCCGGCTGCAGGCGACACCATTCGCCAATATGTGATTGAGTTTGCCAGTAATGCCTCTGAAATGGGGGCCATCAGTATCGGTTTTCTGGTGATTGTGGCGTTGTTACTTATCTCTAATGTGGATAAAACCCTCAATCACATCTGGCGCATTAATATTGAACGCCGTAAGATTTTTACTTTTGCTATATATTGGATGGTACTTACCCTGGGACCATTGTTGGTGGGTAGTAGTCTGGCCATGACCTCTTACCTGATTTCGCTGACCGCCTATGCGGAAGAGTACACACCTGGATTGTCCACCTTTTTACTGGGCATATTGCCTTACCTGATCTCTTTCGGTGGCTATTTTATTCTTTATTCCGTGGTGCCCAATAAGGTGGTTAGGGCAAAAGATGCGGCCGCTGGCGCTATTTTTGCGGCGCTATTGTTTGAGCTGTGCAAAAAGGTTTTCGCTATTTACGTGACCAGCTTTCCGTCGTATCAAGTGATTTATGGTGCGTTGGCAGCGGTGCCCATTTTGTTTGTCTGGGTCTATCTGTCCTGGATCATTGTATTATTCGGAGCTGTATTTACCGTGCAAGTGGAGAAGTTTCGAATTTTGAATATTCAACCCAAATCGGTTGAGACAAGTGCAGAGGCAGATGAAAAAGCGGCCTGA
- a CDS encoding DUF2959 domain-containing protein: MRVLITAAFLLLLSACQSTYYSIWESMGVEKRDILVDRVESVNEAQEEAQQQFASALEELTVLINFDGGELQTAYDKIKDQYDASKDSAERLTSRIDKVESVAEALFDEWQDELSQYSNESLRRDSERKLKDTQRRYGSLIKAMHRSADKMQPVLTALNDNVLYLKHNLNASAIGALQGEFDKIKRDIELLIKEMNGAIAQSSEFIDTIKSN, translated from the coding sequence ATGAGAGTCTTAATTACAGCAGCGTTTCTGCTGCTGCTGAGCGCTTGTCAAAGTACCTATTATTCCATCTGGGAATCTATGGGTGTTGAAAAACGCGACATCCTCGTGGACCGGGTGGAATCCGTCAATGAAGCACAGGAAGAAGCGCAGCAGCAGTTTGCTTCAGCCCTTGAAGAGCTGACGGTACTGATCAATTTTGATGGCGGTGAATTACAAACTGCCTACGACAAAATCAAAGATCAATACGACGCCAGCAAAGATAGTGCTGAGCGCTTAACCAGCCGAATTGACAAGGTGGAATCGGTTGCTGAAGCGTTATTTGATGAATGGCAGGATGAGCTGAGCCAGTATAGTAACGAGAGCCTGCGTCGCGATAGTGAGCGCAAACTCAAGGATACACAGCGTCGCTATGGTAGCCTGATCAAGGCGATGCATCGCTCGGCAGACAAAATGCAGCCAGTGTTAACTGCTCTTAATGACAATGTGTTATATCTCAAACACAACCTCAATGCTTCCGCCATTGGTGCATTGCAGGGTGAATTTGACAAAATAAAACGCGACATTGAACTGCTGATAAAAGAAATGAACGGCGCGATTGCGCAATCTTCTGAATTTATCGATACCATCAAGTCGAACTAA
- the dtd gene encoding D-aminoacyl-tRNA deacylase: protein MIALLQRVSSASVRVEGDIVGEIGQGLLVLLGVENQDTVEKTERMAQRVSNYRIFPDEQGKMNLNVQQAGGSILVVSQFTLMADTRKGNRPGFSNAGDPVLGERLYDHFCQHLQALGVACATGQYAADMQVSLVNEGPTTFWLQI from the coding sequence TTGATTGCATTGTTACAAAGAGTAAGTTCTGCCTCGGTGCGTGTTGAGGGCGATATCGTCGGCGAGATAGGACAGGGTTTACTTGTGCTGTTAGGGGTGGAAAACCAGGACACGGTTGAAAAAACTGAGCGTATGGCCCAGCGAGTGAGCAACTATCGTATTTTTCCCGATGAGCAGGGCAAAATGAACTTAAACGTGCAGCAGGCTGGTGGTTCTATACTGGTGGTGTCTCAATTTACGCTGATGGCGGATACCCGAAAAGGCAACCGACCGGGTTTTTCTAATGCCGGCGATCCGGTATTGGGGGAGCGCTTGTATGATCATTTTTGCCAGCACCTGCAGGCCCTTGGTGTTGCATGCGCCACCGGACAATATGCCGCTGACATGCAAGTATCTTTGGTAAACGAAGGGCCAACCACTTTTTGGCTGCAAATTTAA